The genomic segment CGGCTGTCCCCCGCCCGCCGGGTCCCGTGACGCCAATACCGTGCGCGTCGTCCACCATGATTCGCGCCCCGTACTTCTTGCAGATGGGGATAATCTCTGGCAGGGGGGCAATATCGCCGCCCATGCTGTAGACACCATCAACGACGACGAGTTTGCCGGCATCAGGGGGCAGCTTGCTGAGGATGCGCTCTAAACTCCCCACATCGCTGTGGGTAAAGCGTTTCATCTCGCCAAACGCCATCAGGCAGCCATCAACGATGCTGGCGTGGTCGTCCTTATCGATAATCACATAATCACCGCGCTGGACAAGAGAGGAAATTACTCCCACGTTGACCTGATAGCCCGTCGTGAAGGTCAGCGCCGCCTCTGTTCCCATAAAGCGGGCAAGCCGCCGTTCCAATTCGAGGTGAAATTCGAGCGTCCCATTGAGGAAGCGACTCCCCGTGCAGGATGTGCCAAATTGAGCAATGGCGTCCATCGCCGCTTGGCGTACTTTGGGGTGGGCGGTCAGACCGAGATAATTGTTGGAGCCCAACATGATCACATCACGCCCATTGAAGGTGGCAGTAACGCCCTCCGAATTTGTGATGGGCTGGAAAAAGGGGTAAATCCCCAGATTTTGCGCCTCTTTTGCGGTGGTAAATTTCGTGACCTTATCAAAAAGATCAGCAGGCATGGTGGGATATTCCCCTTCCGTTCATTAATGTATGTTCATTACAACCCATAGAAATCACGAAGGACACGCGATCAGGTTTTGCTTGGTCTATTCTGCTGATTTTACACTATTTTGGCGGGTTCTTGCGCTGTATGCTGCGGCTGTTTGGCATAGACGCCCTCGCGCCAATTGCGCCGCACCTGAAAAATTTCACGGATAATGCCAAGCGAATCTTGGACGAGACGCATTTTGCTATCGTCGTTGTAATACCAGTTGATCGGCACTTCGGCAACAGAATAACCGCGCTTTTGGGCAATGTAGATCAACTCCACATCAAAGCCGATCCCGTTGATCTGGCTGACAGAGAACAGATCGTCGGCAACATGCCCGCGCACTGCCTTGAATCCACACTGCGTATCATTAAAGCGAGGGAGGGCGAAAAGCTGCACCATCATGTTCAAAATGCGCCCCATCCAATGGCGGTGCATGGGTTCTCCATGACGGATTGCCCCTTTTGCCTCCCGCGAGCCAATGGCGAGATCAACATCAAGGTGTGGGGGGATGAAATGAACGAGTTCCTCAATGGGCATGGAGAGATCGGCATCACACAGGAAACGAAACGCCCCCCGTGCCGCCAACATGCCGCGCCGCACCGCCCGCCCCTTGCCGCGTGGTTCGCCGGCTAAAATGCGCACATAGGGATGATCGCGGATGAAATCCTCCACGACCTGTACGGTACGGTCTGTGCTGCCATTTTCAACAACGACAACCTCGGCGCTAAACGCCTGTGTTTTTAAGAAGGCGTCGATCTTTTCAAGGCTGAGGGGAAGACGGCGTTCTTCGTTTAACGCCGGAATGATGATAGACAGAAACGGTTCGCTGCTCGCCACAAGTGACTCCACAAAACGCGCCGCCGCGCAAATGGGTTGGTGCGGGCGCGTGTTCAATCAGGTTTAGGTTGGGGTGCATTATCCCTCACCAATGGCAACAGAGCAAGGACACCCCACTGCCCACCCTTGTGCCTGCACCCGGCAGGGGTCACCCCACATGGTCGTCCGCGCCTAGTTCCCTTCTCTCAATCCAACCCTAAAATCTGATCCCGTTTGCGAATAGCGAGGGCATGGGCGGGAAACCCCTCGTAATCCGCCAGCGCCGTTGTTGTCTGGCGCAGGGTGTTGTAGCCCTCTCGCGTCATGACCCCAATCCCGCTCCGCTTCAGAAAATCCCAAATGCCCACCGCTGAGAACGAACGGGCAAACCCCCCCGTCGGGAGGATGGCGTTCAGCCCCAAACAATAATTGCTGGTGGGGATCGGGGTATACGCCCCTAGCAAAATTTCCCCGGCATTGACGATGTGTTCAAGTGTCGCCTCTGGATCGCGGGTGAGGATTTCCAAATGCTCTGGGGCGTAGTCGTTGACAAACTGAATTGATGCTTCGACGCTCTCGGTAATTAGGATGCCGCCGTAGTTGCCCAAGACAGTTTCCACAAAGTTCCGCCGCCACGCCGGAAGTTCAGCGATATAGTCCGGCAGCAGACGGGCGACCTCCTCAGCAAGAGCGCGGCTCTCGGTGACGAGCAGTGCCGCTGATTCTGGTCCGTGTTCCGCCTCAACAAGCAGATCAAGGGCGGCAAGACGCGGATCGGCGCTGGCGTCACAGAGGATGACCGCCTCGCTTGGACCGGCAGGCAGCCCCACATCGACCACGCCATAGAGAAGTCGTTTCGCGGCGGATACATAACTGCTGCCGGGTCCAATAATCTTGCTCACCTTCGGGATTGTTTCCGTGCCATGTGCAAGGGCGGCAATCGCTTGCATCCCCCCGACGGCGTAGACCTCGGAGATGCCAGCGATCTTGGCGGCGACAAGAGACGCCGCATCCGCCCGCCCTTCGCTGTTGGGCGGCGTGACAACGACGACACGGGGGACGCCCGCCACCAACGCCGGAATGCTCAGCATGAGCATCACCGAAGGGAACGATCCCTTTCCACGTGGGACGTATAAGCCTGTGCTGGCGACGGGAGTGACTTTCTCGCCCGCCTTGATCCCCGGCGTAATCTCGATGAACCACGCTTTTTCGGGCATGGCGGCGGCATGAAAGCGCTGGATGTTCGCGTGGGCATGGCGGATCGCCGCGATCAGGTCGGGGGCGACTTCGGCAAAGGCGCGATCAAATTCCTCTGGCTGCACCTTCAAGCGCGATTCGTCAAAGGCGGGCGCATCAAAATTGCGCGTGTAATGGACAAGGGCGGCGTCCCCTTCCGTCCGCACACGGTCAATAACCGTTTGGGCGGCGGGCAGCAGCGAGGCAATATCTTGTTCGGCACGGCGCATCAGCGCGGCATGCTCAGCAGGCGTCAGCGCCGCAAGGTGGCGTAGTTGGATCATGGTGTAAACCCTTTGGGGGATAGTCGTTCACAAGATTCGGGAAACTATACCACAGGGGGGTGGTCAAGGGGGGCGTATCAAAGCCGCGTGCGACCCCGCATGGTCGCCCCTACAGGATGCGGGGCTATGGCGCGGGCGACCCGCCACGCCCCCACAGAAAGGTTTACAGCGGGATGTTCCCGTGCTTTTTGGCGGGGTTTTCGTCGCGCTTGTTTTGGAGCATGTTCAGCCCATTGATCAGCCGCGAACGCGTCTCTGAAGGGATGATCACATCATCGATGTACCCCCGTGAGGCTGCCACATAGGGGTTGGCGAATTTCTCGCGGTACATGGCAACCAATTCCGCCTTTTTCGCTACGGGGTCGTCCGCCTCGGCAAGTTCGCGGCGGAAGATGATGCTCACCGCCCCGTCCGGTCCCATAACGGCAATCTCGGCGGTGGGCCACGCAAAGTTGAGATCGCCGCGAATGTGCTTGCTGCTCATCACGTCATAGGCACCGCCATATGCCTTGCGGGTGATCACCGTCAGTTTGGGAACGGTTGCCTCGCAATAGGCGTAGAGCAGTTTTGCGCCGGCGCGGATAATCCCGCCGTGTTCCTGTTTGAGACCGGGCATAAACCCGGGTACATCCTCAAAGGTAATGATCGGGATGTTGAAGCAATCGCAAAAGCGAATGAAACGTGCCGCTTTCTCGCTGGCGTCAATATCGAGGACACCCGCCAAGACCATCGGCTGGTTGGCGACGATCCCCACGCTGCGCCCGCCCAAACGGGCAAAGCCGACGACGATATTCGGCGCGTAGTGTTCGTGCAGTTCAAAGAAATGCCCCTCATCAACGATCATCTTGATCGCCTCTTTGATGTCGTAGGGCTTGTTGGGGTTATCGGGAACAAGGCTGTTTAGCGCCGCATCTGCCCGTAGGGGGTCGTCCCCCGTCGTTTTGTAGGGGGCATCCTCCATGTTGTTTTGGGGGATGTAGCCCAACACCTCGCGGATCATAAAGAGACAGTCTGCCTCGGATGCGGCTGTCACATGGCAAACACCGCTCACCGCGCTGTGAACAGACGCCCCGCCCAGTTCCTCAAAGGTTACATCCTCGTGGGTGACGGTCTTGACCACATCGGGACCCGTGACGAACATGTAGGAACTGTTCTCCACCATGAAAATGAAGTCGGTCAGCGCCGGCGAATAAACCGCGCCGCCCGCGCAGGGTCCCATAATGGCGCTGATCTGGGGGACAACCCCGCTGGCAAGGGTATTCTTGAGGAAAATATCGGCATACCCGCCGAGGCTGACAACGCCCTCTTGAATCCGCGCCCCGCCGGAATCGTTCAAGCCGATCACCGGAGCGCCGTTCTTCATCGCCATATCCATGATCTTACAAATTTTTTCGGCATGGACTTCCGACAGCGACCCGCCAAAAACGGTGAAATCTTGCGAATAGACGTAGACCAAGCGCCCCTCAACCGTCCCCCATCCGGTGACGACGCTATCGCCCGGAATTTGGTTTTCGGGGCGTTCCATCCCGAAATCGCGGGTGCGTTGGGTGACGAAGGCATCCATCTCGCGGAAGCTACCGGGGTCAAGCAGAAGCTCAAGGCGATCACGGGCGGTCAATTTGTTTTTCTTGCGTTGGGCGGCGATGCGCTCTGCCCCGCCACCTTGCCGGCTGCGTTCGCGCATCTCGTGGAGAAGGTCGTATTTGTCTTTATGTTGGTCGGTCATGGAGAGAATTATCCCGATGGCTTGTCTTGAAAGCGTTTTTTGCGTTTATTCAAACGTCAGTGACTATAACACCGGAATGGGCGGAATGGTGCAAGCGGGTAGGAAACCCATCGGAAAGCCCTTGAAATCGCGGACGCCACAGGGCGTGTGGGGCGTCCCTACTCTCGACGTTCCCGCAAAAGCACGGCACAATTTCTCTATCCCGCCGCGCCATTCGCTTAGAAAGGTTGCCACCTTGCCCCCTCACATCCTGCTTATTTTCCTCGATGGGATCGGCTTGGGCGCGGATGATCCAACGATCAATCCCTTTGCCGCCGCCGATACGCCAACGCTGAATGCCCTTGCTGGGGGAAATAAATGGCTGGCGGCGACGGGGCGCGTCGTCAGCGAACGGGCGGTATTCATCCCCACCGATCCACGGTTAGGGGTTTCGGGGCGTCCCCAAAGCGCCACTGGGCAGACAGCGATCATCACCGGACGGAATGCCCCCACCGAACTTGGCGAGCATTACGGACCGTATCCAAACCCCGCCGTCCGCGCCATTATCGATGAGTCCAGCCTGTTCAAGCGCCTTGCCGCACACGGCAAGCGGGGGGCATACCTTGCTGCTTACCCGCCCACCCTTCACGCCGCCATCGAACGCGGCAAACGTCTGCGCACCGCCCTTCAGCACGCTGCCCACACTGCCGGAGTGCGCATCGGGACGGTGGACGATCTGAACGCCGGACGCGCCATGAGCGCCGATTTCACTGGTCAGGGTTGGCGGGACGTTTTGCAGTACCCCGATACACCTGTCATGAGCGCCCTAGAGAGCGGCGTGCGCCTAGCGGAATTGGCGTACACCCACGACTTCAGCTTGTTCTCGACGTGGATCACCGATGAGATTGGGCATCGCGGTCCTTTAGAGCGCGGCACGACATTCTTAGAGGTGTTTGATGCGGTGATGAAGGGTTTGCTCCAGACATGGCGCGACGAGGACGGACTGATCATCATCACCAGCGATCATGGTAACATGGAGGATATTTCTATCCGCCAACACACCCTGAACGATGTCCCAACGGTGATCATCGGCGGCGGACGGGATGCCTTTTCCGAAGGGTTGGCGGCACTTACCGATATTGCCCCGCGTATTTTGGCGGCGCTCACCGATGAGCGGCTGCCCTAAGCGAATCTCTGCCCGACAAGGATGTGCTACGAGTTGGGACGATTTTGTGACCTGTTCAGACTTGCTCAATTTGCCAAAAACGGCGTACAATAGCCTCGTTTTGGTCATTCAATGGTTAACGATTCACGAGGTTGAAAAAGATCAACGACATGGACGAGGGCAGTCAGCGTTACGCTTGGCTGTGTGGTTG from the Anaerolineales bacterium genome contains:
- a CDS encoding aminotransferase class I/II-fold pyridoxal phosphate-dependent enzyme, with the translated sequence MPADLFDKVTKFTTAKEAQNLGIYPFFQPITNSEGVTATFNGRDVIMLGSNNYLGLTAHPKVRQAAMDAIAQFGTSCTGSRFLNGTLEFHLELERRLARFMGTEAALTFTTGYQVNVGVISSLVQRGDYVIIDKDDHASIVDGCLMAFGEMKRFTHSDVGSLERILSKLPPDAGKLVVVDGVYSMGGDIAPLPEIIPICKKYGARIMVDDAHGIGVTGPGGRGTAAHFGMLDQVDLIMGTFSKSFASVGGYIAGKADVLHYIQHTARSLMFSASLPPANAATVLACLDLLESDPTMVERLWSNANYMRRGLGELGLNIGSSNTPIIPIIIGDDLRTVLAWRALADGGVYANPVIPPGVPPSQSLLRTSYTATHTHAHLDTALKVFADVGERLDLFTARQEREKNATASA
- a CDS encoding glycosyltransferase family 2 protein; the encoded protein is MIIPALNEERRLPLSLEKIDAFLKTQAFSAEVVVVENGSTDRTVQVVEDFIRDHPYVRILAGEPRGKGRAVRRGMLAARGAFRFLCDADLSMPIEELVHFIPPHLDVDLAIGSREAKGAIRHGEPMHRHWMGRILNMMVQLFALPRFNDTQCGFKAVRGHVADDLFSVSQINGIGFDVELIYIAQKRGYSVAEVPINWYYNDDSKMRLVQDSLGIIREIFQVRRNWREGVYAKQPQHTAQEPAKIV
- the hisD gene encoding histidinol dehydrogenase codes for the protein MIQLRHLAALTPAEHAALMRRAEQDIASLLPAAQTVIDRVRTEGDAALVHYTRNFDAPAFDESRLKVQPEEFDRAFAEVAPDLIAAIRHAHANIQRFHAAAMPEKAWFIEITPGIKAGEKVTPVASTGLYVPRGKGSFPSVMLMLSIPALVAGVPRVVVVTPPNSEGRADAASLVAAKIAGISEVYAVGGMQAIAALAHGTETIPKVSKIIGPGSSYVSAAKRLLYGVVDVGLPAGPSEAVILCDASADPRLAALDLLVEAEHGPESAALLVTESRALAEEVARLLPDYIAELPAWRRNFVETVLGNYGGILITESVEASIQFVNDYAPEHLEILTRDPEATLEHIVNAGEILLGAYTPIPTSNYCLGLNAILPTGGFARSFSAVGIWDFLKRSGIGVMTREGYNTLRQTTTALADYEGFPAHALAIRKRDQILGLD
- a CDS encoding acyl-CoA carboxylase subunit beta; amino-acid sequence: MTDQHKDKYDLLHEMRERSRQGGGAERIAAQRKKNKLTARDRLELLLDPGSFREMDAFVTQRTRDFGMERPENQIPGDSVVTGWGTVEGRLVYVYSQDFTVFGGSLSEVHAEKICKIMDMAMKNGAPVIGLNDSGGARIQEGVVSLGGYADIFLKNTLASGVVPQISAIMGPCAGGAVYSPALTDFIFMVENSSYMFVTGPDVVKTVTHEDVTFEELGGASVHSAVSGVCHVTAASEADCLFMIREVLGYIPQNNMEDAPYKTTGDDPLRADAALNSLVPDNPNKPYDIKEAIKMIVDEGHFFELHEHYAPNIVVGFARLGGRSVGIVANQPMVLAGVLDIDASEKAARFIRFCDCFNIPIITFEDVPGFMPGLKQEHGGIIRAGAKLLYAYCEATVPKLTVITRKAYGGAYDVMSSKHIRGDLNFAWPTAEIAVMGPDGAVSIIFRRELAEADDPVAKKAELVAMYREKFANPYVAASRGYIDDVIIPSETRSRLINGLNMLQNKRDENPAKKHGNIPL